From Ruminococcus sp. HUN007, a single genomic window includes:
- the pnuC gene encoding nicotinamide riboside transporter PnuC, translated as MLRKITAYFSRGEIILWLSSVMLVMTAFFAFDRTNCLSLIASLTGVTSLIFNAKGNPAGQVLMIAFSLLYGIISYSFSYYGEMITYIGMTMPMAVIALISWLKNPFNGKKSEVKVGNISRNETVLMLFLTAAVTVLFYFILRHFHTANLIPSTLSVTTSFIAVYLTFRRIPLFAIAYAANDIVLIVLWTLASIKDIHYLSVLTCFAVFLVNDIYGFVSWRRMKKRQSIQY; from the coding sequence ATGCTCAGAAAGATAACTGCCTATTTTTCGAGAGGAGAAATCATATTATGGCTTTCGTCAGTTATGCTTGTTATGACAGCATTCTTCGCTTTCGACAGAACGAACTGCCTGTCTCTGATAGCTTCACTGACCGGTGTGACTTCACTGATCTTCAACGCTAAGGGAAATCCGGCCGGTCAGGTTCTGATGATTGCATTCAGCCTGCTTTATGGTATCATTTCGTACTCATTTTCTTATTATGGCGAAATGATAACATATATCGGTATGACAATGCCTATGGCGGTCATTGCACTGATATCATGGCTTAAAAACCCTTTCAACGGAAAGAAATCTGAAGTTAAAGTCGGAAATATAAGCAGGAATGAAACTGTTTTGATGCTGTTCCTTACGGCCGCGGTCACTGTGCTGTTCTATTTTATCCTCAGACATTTTCATACAGCAAATCTCATTCCGAGTACGCTGTCCGTAACAACAAGTTTCATAGCAGTCTATCTCACATTCAGAAGAATACCGCTCTTTGCAATCGCTTATGCGGCAAACGATATAGTGCTGATCGTACTATGGACTTTGGCAAGCATTAAAGATATACACTATCTATCGGTTCTTACATGCTTTGCTGTATTCCTGGTCAATGACATATACGGTTTTGTAAGCTGGAGGCGAATGAAGAAAAGACAGTCTATACAGTACTAA
- a CDS encoding VOC family protein → MKIEHIAMYVNDIEKVRDFFVKYLGGKSGDRYHNPKTDFRSYFISFDDGARLEIMNKPDLADEKKSLNRTGFIHIAFSVGSKEHVNELTRLLHNDGYQVVSGPRTTGDGYYESCIVAVEDNQIEITV, encoded by the coding sequence ATGAAAATAGAACACATTGCAATGTATGTAAATGATATCGAAAAGGTCAGAGATTTCTTTGTTAAATATCTCGGCGGAAAATCAGGTGACAGATATCATAATCCAAAAACAGATTTCCGTTCTTACTTCATATCTTTTGATGACGGTGCACGACTGGAAATAATGAACAAGCCTGATCTGGCAGATGAAAAGAAATCCCTGAACCGTACAGGTTTCATTCACATTGCGTTTTCAGTCGGAAGCAAAGAGCACGTTAATGAACTGACAAGGCTGTTACATAACGATGGATATCAAGTAGTCAGCGGTCCGAGAACTACCGGAGACGGATACTACGAAAGCTGTATTGTTGCAGTTGAAGATAATCAAATAGAGATTACTGTCTGA
- a CDS encoding esterase has protein sequence MIIYEFGDPKADTVLIQPVDEYDLAGIENEIALISGSSDKSFRLIAVKVDNWNNDLSPWKAPSAFGKEDFGGGAEKTLGEILKLCSDESKSYFIGGYSLAGLFALWATYRTDRFSGVATASPSMWFPDFTDYMKAHEIRTGTVYLSLGDKEEKTRNPVMATVGDRIREASSLLSEHGVKCVLEWNKGNHFKDADVRTAKAFSWVIRS, from the coding sequence ATGATAATATACGAATTTGGAGATCCGAAGGCAGATACCGTTCTTATCCAGCCGGTGGACGAATACGACCTTGCGGGCATTGAAAACGAGATTGCTCTCATCTCCGGAAGCAGCGATAAATCTTTTCGTCTGATCGCCGTAAAAGTCGATAACTGGAATAACGATCTTTCGCCGTGGAAAGCGCCATCCGCATTCGGCAAAGAAGATTTCGGAGGAGGCGCAGAGAAAACCCTCGGAGAAATACTGAAACTCTGCTCCGACGAGAGCAAATCATATTTTATAGGCGGTTATTCACTTGCCGGACTTTTCGCATTGTGGGCAACGTATCGTACGGACAGATTTTCGGGTGTCGCGACTGCGTCCCCGTCGATGTGGTTTCCGGACTTTACGGATTATATGAAGGCGCATGAGATCAGAACCGGTACAGTATATCTCAGCCTCGGAGACAAGGAAGAAAAAACCCGCAATCCCGTTATGGCGACAGTCGGCGACAGAATTCGCGAAGCCTCTTCCCTGCTATCAGAACACGGTGTAAAATGCGTTCTTGAATGGAACAAAGGAAATCACTTCAAAGATGCCGACGTACGCACGGCAAAGGCGTTTTCGTGGGTGATCAGGAGTTAA
- a CDS encoding AAA family ATPase, with protein MGTYFNPGNKAFTKSAEDTLYIDKTGLLNITNKAINSENNCIALSHARRFGKSQAACMIDAYYSKGCDSEKLFSALEISKSPEFRKHLNQYNVIHIDVSSFSDDYGTNLVKEIKRHIYDDFRTVYPEIDYTKSTAAVLMQVYEKSVTAINGETENIPFVIIIDEWDCVIRNYSDKPKFVHEYLQFLHSLFKSTESRTFLALGYITGILPIKKIKDESALNNFKEYTMISSKAFTKYFGFTEDEVKELCIKYKMNFDSVKTWYNGYLIDGEHMYNPNSVIRSVSDHSLESYWKDTSAFETINQFITLNFDGLKDDIIKMLSGGRTRVTTDRFKNDLSVINSKDDALTALIHLGYLGYDSERKNAYIPNYEVATAFQSAIEDGNWKEIAETITQSEDLLWATIDNEPEKVAGLIELAHNSYTSVLQYNDENSLSCVLTMAYFTAPAYYTIIREMPSGKGFADMVFIPRADSGDKPAMIIELKYDKDADTALNQIKEKRYTGSLKGYKNNIILVGINYDKKTKKHECVIENIKQLSL; from the coding sequence ATGGGCACGTACTTTAATCCCGGAAACAAAGCTTTCACAAAATCAGCTGAAGATACATTATACATTGACAAAACAGGTCTGCTGAATATTACTAACAAGGCAATCAATTCTGAGAACAACTGTATTGCACTTAGTCATGCCCGCAGATTCGGAAAATCGCAGGCCGCCTGTATGATCGATGCGTATTACAGCAAAGGATGCGATTCAGAAAAATTATTCTCTGCACTTGAAATTTCAAAGTCTCCTGAGTTCAGAAAGCATTTGAATCAGTATAATGTCATCCATATTGATGTTTCCAGTTTTTCTGATGATTACGGAACCAATCTGGTAAAAGAAATAAAGCGTCATATTTATGATGATTTCAGAACTGTATATCCTGAAATAGACTACACTAAAAGTACAGCAGCTGTTCTTATGCAGGTCTATGAAAAATCTGTAACAGCAATCAATGGTGAAACAGAAAACATTCCGTTTGTTATTATAATTGATGAATGGGACTGCGTAATAAGAAATTATTCAGATAAACCAAAGTTTGTTCATGAATATCTGCAGTTTCTTCATTCTTTATTCAAGAGCACTGAATCCAGAACATTTCTTGCTCTTGGATATATTACAGGTATTCTTCCGATAAAGAAAATCAAAGATGAGTCAGCTTTGAATAATTTCAAGGAATATACAATGATCAGTTCAAAGGCATTCACAAAATATTTTGGGTTTACTGAAGATGAAGTAAAAGAACTGTGTATTAAATACAAAATGAATTTTGATTCAGTAAAAACATGGTACAACGGATATCTCATAGACGGAGAACATATGTATAATCCAAACTCTGTTATCCGGTCAGTCAGTGATCACAGTCTTGAATCTTACTGGAAAGATACATCAGCCTTTGAAACTATCAATCAGTTTATTACGCTTAATTTTGACGGACTGAAAGATGATATAATAAAAATGCTTTCAGGCGGAAGAACAAGAGTAACCACCGATAGATTTAAAAACGATCTGTCTGTTATAAATTCAAAAGATGATGCGCTTACTGCTCTTATTCATCTTGGCTATCTTGGATATGATTCTGAAAGAAAAAACGCATATATTCCAAATTATGAAGTGGCAACTGCATTTCAATCCGCTATTGAAGACGGAAACTGGAAAGAGATAGCTGAAACAATAACTCAAAGTGAAGATTTACTGTGGGCAACAATTGACAATGAACCTGAAAAAGTCGCTGGACTTATAGAACTTGCTCATAACAGTTATACATCTGTATTACAGTACAACGATGAAAATTCCCTTAGCTGCGTACTGACAATGGCATATTTCACAGCACCGGCTTACTACACGATCATAAGAGAAATGCCATCAGGAAAAGGATTCGCTGACATGGTATTCATTCCGCGTGCAGACTCAGGTGATAAACCGGCAATGATTATAGAGCTTAAATACGATAAAGATGCTGATACCGCACTTAATCAGATCAAAGAAAAAAGATATACCGGCAGCCTGAAAGGATACAAAAACAATATTATACTAGTCGGTATAAATTATGATAAAAAAACTAAAAAACATGAATGTGTTATTGAAAATATAAAGCAACTCAGTCTTTGA
- a CDS encoding type II toxin-antitoxin system RelE/ParE family toxin encodes MVSYKVQVTFDAKEDLKRYSDYLRLEKRSPKAAKSIVTDFKNTVSQLKLVADSLQIPESEELQKRRLKRINFLKHDYFLLYRIDGDVVTITNMFHSLENYENKLR; translated from the coding sequence ATGGTTTCATATAAAGTACAGGTTACATTTGATGCAAAGGAAGATCTTAAACGATATAGTGACTATCTTAGGCTGGAAAAAAGAAGCCCAAAAGCAGCTAAAAGCATAGTTACTGATTTTAAAAATACAGTTTCGCAATTAAAACTGGTAGCAGATAGTTTGCAGATTCCAGAGAGTGAAGAATTACAAAAAAGAAGATTAAAGAGAATCAATTTTTTAAAGCATGATTATTTTTTATTATATAGAATAGATGGAGATGTTGTGACAATCACTAATATGTTTCATTCGTTGGAAAATTACGAGAATAAATTAAGGTAA
- a CDS encoding clostripain-related cysteine peptidase, whose amino-acid sequence MGKLKNILAGCFVFIAVTASLYSCLDDETDMTEEETSSVSDEKEDHGSSGGKHDTGANGSGAAGTPVRISRSVREAETPMGDAGTWTVFVYMCGSDLESDGGMASADIEEMEKSSAGGNVKFVVQTGGAYYWENDVDEEQCQRYLIHDGRRELVYAADDVNMGEGSTLTDFAKWGIKSYPAANMGFIFWDHGSGSINGVCFDENHDDDGLYLKEIDAAFYSIFDEMTEPFEFIGFDACLMGTAETAAVMSTHAKYMVASEETEPGTGWDYKALGDYMAAHPECDGAELGKAITDSYYSACEDDWTDDEATMAVIDLGRTDAFITAFDRFAEGIYTLTDDITEFSEFARKIKKVDNFGGNNRIVGYTNMVDLSGLIKAGKDWSENADAALDALENMVVYRKNGSDHKDAGGLAVYYPLSVSGSEELGIFSDIALSSYYLGVVDKIAYGAAHDGMEGYDNQSILDLFSNDWSDDGYTFLDGLLSYLFDDDCDEWDYADDYSSGEGGCCGYDVYPEFSEDGNYWFRLSEESLVQTESVEAGIYMALDDEREEVLELGTTGQVYGDYETGEFEDGFDGCWFMLDDGQILASYLQEYCDGYDIYTSPVMFEGEETNLRFAYYYNEDRIKIIDIWDGIGDNGLASRSGYIPEPGDVIIPLYGIYSLTDEDAEGEYYEGDEYVFEADSEIFYDYLDDGDYLYSFVINDIYGDFDVTDPVWFTIDGDDIYFEEA is encoded by the coding sequence ATGGGGAAATTAAAGAATATACTTGCGGGATGTTTTGTTTTTATTGCTGTTACGGCATCGCTGTATTCATGTCTCGACGATGAGACTGATATGACGGAAGAAGAAACCTCTTCGGTATCGGATGAAAAGGAAGACCACGGATCGTCCGGCGGTAAACACGACACAGGGGCGAATGGTTCCGGTGCTGCAGGCACTCCCGTTCGCATCAGCCGAAGTGTCAGAGAAGCGGAAACACCGATGGGGGACGCAGGTACATGGACGGTGTTTGTGTACATGTGCGGTTCTGATCTTGAATCGGATGGCGGCATGGCCTCGGCAGACATTGAGGAAATGGAAAAGTCATCGGCCGGCGGAAATGTAAAATTCGTTGTTCAGACCGGCGGTGCATACTACTGGGAAAATGATGTTGATGAAGAGCAGTGCCAGCGCTATCTTATCCATGACGGCAGAAGAGAGCTTGTCTATGCCGCTGATGACGTGAACATGGGTGAGGGTTCGACGCTGACTGATTTCGCAAAGTGGGGAATAAAGAGCTACCCGGCTGCGAACATGGGATTTATCTTCTGGGATCATGGCAGCGGAAGTATAAACGGTGTCTGCTTTGATGAAAACCATGACGATGACGGCCTTTATCTCAAGGAGATCGATGCTGCTTTTTACAGCATTTTCGATGAAATGACCGAGCCTTTTGAATTCATCGGCTTTGACGCGTGTCTTATGGGAACGGCGGAAACCGCTGCAGTAATGTCAACACACGCAAAGTATATGGTGGCATCAGAGGAAACAGAACCGGGTACCGGATGGGACTATAAAGCACTGGGCGATTACATGGCGGCTCATCCGGAATGTGACGGGGCTGAACTCGGAAAAGCGATCACAGACAGTTACTATTCCGCCTGTGAGGATGACTGGACAGATGATGAAGCAACTATGGCAGTTATCGATCTTGGCAGGACTGATGCATTCATAACTGCATTTGACCGGTTTGCAGAAGGTATATACACTCTGACAGATGATATTACGGAGTTTTCCGAGTTTGCACGTAAGATAAAGAAAGTCGATAATTTCGGCGGAAACAACCGAATCGTCGGCTATACCAATATGGTCGATTTAAGCGGACTTATAAAAGCGGGAAAAGACTGGTCTGAAAACGCTGATGCAGCACTTGATGCACTTGAAAATATGGTCGTATACAGGAAAAACGGAAGTGACCACAAAGATGCCGGAGGTCTGGCAGTATACTATCCTCTGAGTGTCAGCGGATCAGAGGAGCTTGGCATTTTCAGCGACATTGCGCTGAGTTCATACTATCTCGGTGTGGTTGACAAGATAGCTTACGGTGCTGCACACGACGGCATGGAAGGGTACGACAACCAGAGCATACTCGATTTGTTTTCAAATGACTGGAGCGATGACGGATACACTTTTCTTGACGGTCTGCTTTCCTATCTTTTTGACGACGACTGTGATGAATGGGACTACGCAGACGATTATTCCTCAGGTGAGGGCGGATGCTGCGGATATGATGTTTATCCGGAATTCAGTGAAGACGGAAACTACTGGTTCAGACTTTCGGAGGAGTCACTTGTACAGACTGAATCAGTGGAAGCGGGAATTTACATGGCGCTTGATGACGAGCGTGAGGAAGTTCTTGAACTCGGCACTACCGGTCAGGTGTACGGCGACTATGAGACCGGTGAATTTGAAGACGGTTTTGACGGCTGCTGGTTCATGCTCGATGACGGTCAAATACTCGCATCCTATCTTCAGGAATACTGCGACGGCTACGACATTTACACATCTCCTGTAATGTTTGAAGGAGAAGAAACCAATCTTCGTTTTGCCTACTACTACAACGAAGACAGAATAAAGATCATCGACATCTGGGACGGCATAGGTGACAACGGTCTTGCATCCCGAAGCGGATACATACCGGAACCGGGTGATGTTATCATCCCTCTGTACGGCATTTACAGCCTTACCGATGAAGATGCCGAAGGGGAATACTACGAAGGCGATGAATATGTTTTCGAAGCAGACTCTGAGATATTCTACGATTATCTTGATGACGGAGACTACCTCTACTCATTCGTCATCAACGACATCTACGGAGACTTTGACGTGACAGATCCGGTATGGTTCACCATTGACGGAGACGATATTTACTTCGAGGAAGCGTGA
- a CDS encoding alpha/beta hydrolase: MKDKFRKDLEFVQINGHKMHIFRCGDESKPKLVFMSGSGTVAPMYDFKVLYQKLLDDYRIIVIEKFGYGYSDLYECPCDIDSLVSFQKQALKMAGEKAPYILLPHSMSGIEAIRWKQLYPDDIKAIVGLDMATPLTYMEWGDKEINSRLALMRKFKRLNDLGLLFWYPVSKRSLSKDEIQQHNLLKRRNLMNNCYINEAKQVLKNAGIVDGAGKADCPTLMFVSDGKQTSPNWINNEREYAKSVNAEMVLLNCGHYIHYYKSDKISSKIQAFLSDLQD; the protein is encoded by the coding sequence ATGAAAGACAAGTTCAGAAAAGATCTCGAATTCGTTCAGATAAACGGTCATAAAATGCATATCTTCAGATGCGGTGATGAGAGTAAACCAAAGCTCGTATTCATGTCAGGTTCAGGCACGGTAGCACCGATGTATGATTTCAAGGTCTTATACCAGAAACTGCTCGATGATTATCGGATAATTGTAATTGAAAAGTTCGGTTACGGATATTCTGATCTGTATGAATGTCCGTGTGATATAGATTCACTCGTTTCCTTTCAGAAACAGGCACTGAAGATGGCAGGTGAAAAAGCTCCGTATATTCTCCTCCCCCATTCAATGAGCGGAATAGAAGCTATCAGATGGAAGCAGTTGTATCCTGACGATATTAAAGCAATAGTCGGTCTCGATATGGCAACTCCGCTGACATATATGGAATGGGGCGACAAAGAGATCAACAGTCGGTTAGCACTTATGCGGAAATTTAAGAGGCTGAATGATCTCGGACTGCTGTTCTGGTATCCTGTAAGCAAAAGAAGTCTGAGCAAGGACGAAATACAGCAGCATAATCTACTTAAAAGACGTAACCTTATGAACAACTGTTATATCAATGAGGCAAAGCAGGTACTAAAAAACGCCGGAATCGTTGACGGAGCAGGAAAAGCCGACTGTCCGACTTTAATGTTTGTATCTGACGGAAAACAGACATCGCCAAACTGGATAAACAACGAACGTGAGTACGCTAAGTCAGTAAACGCCGAGATGGTTTTACTTAACTGCGGGCACTATATCCATTATTACAAAAGCGATAAGATCAGCTCAAAGATCCAAGCCTTTCTGTCAGACTTACAGGACTGA
- a CDS encoding TfoX/Sxy family protein, which translates to MEKTKVKELAGYITEQLSDLENIRKTPMMGGYIFYYNERIFGGIYEPGFMVKITEASRKYMPDSIACPPYDGAKNMLPVTIIDDRELLQKMVSEMFDELPERKPKTN; encoded by the coding sequence ATGGAAAAAACAAAAGTTAAAGAGCTGGCCGGATACATAACGGAACAGCTTTCGGACCTGGAAAACATCCGTAAAACACCCATGATGGGCGGCTATATATTTTACTATAATGAACGCATTTTCGGCGGTATATACGAACCGGGATTTATGGTGAAAATAACTGAAGCAAGCAGAAAATATATGCCCGACAGCATAGCCTGCCCGCCGTATGACGGAGCAAAGAATATGCTTCCCGTAACGATAATCGATGACAGAGAACTGCTTCAGAAAATGGTATCGGAAATGTTTGACGAGCTGCCTGAACGGAAACCGAAAACCAATTGA